A single window of Rhodamnia argentea isolate NSW1041297 chromosome 5, ASM2092103v1, whole genome shotgun sequence DNA harbors:
- the LOC125315335 gene encoding uncharacterized protein LOC125315335, whose protein sequence is MRKNVPPIDIPQENQQRQRTVGKVFEMTEEDAAASNAVVASDVSMASRYAYALFDPGATHSFVSMEFAKKLDVPPKSLDCDLCVDTPTRDFLIVDHVFKRCMLWIDDVKMHVDLAEFFFLGSCKVIFPRLISVLQARKLLKKGCHGYLAYVRDTNKEVVKLENVPVVRDFPDVFPKDLPSLPPR, encoded by the exons ATGCGGAAAAATGTACCTCCGATTGATATACCACAGGAGAATCAACAAAGGCAAAGGACAGTTGGGAAGGTCTTTGAGATGACAGAGGAGGATGCAGCGGCATCTAATGCGGTTGTGGCAAGTGACGTTTCTATGGCCTCACGATATGCTTACGCCTTATTTGATCCTGGTGCAACacattcttttgtttccatgGAGTTCGCTAAGAAACTTGATGTGCCACCTAAGTCGCTTGATTGTGATTTGTGTGTGGATACTCCCACTAGGGATTTCTTAATTGTTGATCATGTATTTAAGAGATGTATGCTCTGGATTGATGATGTCAAGATGCATGTGGATCTT gctgaattctttttcttgggAAGTTGTAAGGTTATCTTTCCAAGGTTGATTTCAGTTTTGCAAGCAAGAAAGCTTTTGAAGAAGGGTTGTCATGGTTATTTGGCTTATGTGAGAGACACAAATAAGGAGGTGGTAAAGCTGGAAAATGTTCCCGTTGTTCGAGATTTTCCAGATGTATTTCCTAAAGACTTGCCTAGCTTGCCTCCCCGATAG